Proteins encoded together in one Impatiens glandulifera chromosome 1, dImpGla2.1, whole genome shotgun sequence window:
- the LOC124932961 gene encoding mitogen-activated protein kinase kinase kinase 20-like has product MSLWERLEKLGKGSYGVVYLGRPLEGHCLYPSIPIMAVKSAEYENSSSLLHERDILSKFKECPHIIRLYGYDFTVEGTNFFTNIFLEYASGGTLHDRIQSSKTSKYSGISEIEAKEYTLSILKGLRYIHESGYVHCDIKPENILMVDEKAKIGDFGMTIQPFNLPGMTLGTPHYMPPETLNDGEYDTSTDIWALGCSFFEMITSTPQWKCKNMNQNLIKLIKRSKMSKEAFDFWKRCTTKDPKKRWSANMLLQHQFIVGRSENPSPAQNNA; this is encoded by the coding sequence ATGTCTTTGTGGGAGAGACTCGAGAAATTGGGCAAAGGCagttatggagttgtctatCTAGGTCGTCCATTAGAAGGACATTGTCTCTATCCGTCTATTCCAATAATGGCAGTTAAATCCGCGGAGTACGAAAATTCATCATCTCTCCTACACGAAAGAGATATTCTCTCTAAATTTAAAGAATGCCCGCATATTATTCGTCTATATGGTTATGATTTCACCGTTGAAGGCacaaatttttttacaaatatcttCTTGGAGTACGCCTCGGGCGGCACTTTGCACGACCGCATTCAATCATCAAAGACATCTAAATACAGCGGAATCTCCGAAATTGAAGCAAAGGAATATACACTTTCCATTTTAAAGGGTCTGCGCTACATCCATGAGAGTGGATACGTCCATTGTGATATAAAACCGGAAAACATATTAATGGTCGACGAGAAGGCCAAAATAGGAGACTTTGGTATGACTATTCAGCCATTCAATCTTCCGGGAATGACGCTAGGTACTCCTCATTATATGCCTCCTGAGACATTAAATGATGGAGAATATGATACTTCTACCGATATCTGGGCATTGGGATGCTCATTCTTTGAAATGATCACATCAACGCCGCAATGGAAATGCAAAAATATGAACCAAAAtcttattaaactaataaagcGAAGTAAAATGTCCAAAGAGGCTTTTGATTTTTGGAAGAGGTGCACAACTAAAGATCCAAAGAAAAGATGGAGCGCAAATATGCTTCTACAACATCAGTTCATCGTCGGTAGGAGCGAGAATCCTTCTCCCGCACAAAATAATGCATAG